A window from Microcoleus sp. FACHB-831 encodes these proteins:
- a CDS encoding RNA 2'-phosphotransferase: MNEFRLVKISKYLSYVLRHRPDKIGLELGEGGWISVDELLAACKKDRFPIDRAELNEIVANNDKKRFSFDETGGLIRANQGHSVEVDLQLAPAVPLDVLYHGTGHKAVDAILSKGLCKMSRHHVHLSADIATAKAVGARHGRPIVFAVDAAAMHKAGYTFYCSENGVWLVDNVPPEYLHQL; this comes from the coding sequence ATGAACGAGTTTCGGCTAGTTAAAATCAGCAAATATCTCAGCTACGTGCTTCGGCATCGTCCCGATAAAATTGGTCTAGAACTTGGCGAAGGCGGCTGGATTTCTGTAGATGAACTATTAGCCGCCTGTAAAAAGGATCGCTTCCCTATCGACCGTGCCGAGTTGAATGAAATTGTCGCAAATAACGACAAAAAACGCTTTTCATTCGACGAAACAGGAGGTCTAATTCGCGCCAATCAAGGACACAGCGTAGAAGTAGATTTACAATTAGCTCCTGCTGTCCCCCTAGATGTGCTTTATCACGGTACGGGTCATAAAGCAGTCGATGCAATTCTTAGCAAGGGTTTGTGCAAAATGTCGCGTCACCACGTCCATCTATCAGCCGACATAGCAACAGCAAAAGCTGTCGGCGCTAGGCACGGTCGTCCCATTGTTTTTGCTGTAGATGCCGCTGCAATGCACAAAGCCGGATACACGTTTTACTGTTCTGAAAATGGTGTATGGCTAGTGGATAACGTTCCCCCTGAGTATTTACATCAACTCTAA
- a CDS encoding ThiF family adenylyltransferase — MSIFFHEQLQRTPTIMEKLKNFPVTVCGAGALGANITENLARSGFGKLRVIDRDRIEERNLSTQPYYRSDVGAYKAKILTNTLYRALGVSLDARPKELTPANAAQMLEGSALVIDTFDNSVARGAVKDYCANANLPCLHVGLGGDYAEIIWNEIYRVPSPANDDVCDYPLARNLVMLSVAVASEVIVNFAAAGQRQSFTVTLGDFAVKPFAM, encoded by the coding sequence ATGTCTATCTTCTTCCACGAACAACTGCAAAGAACACCAACAATTATGGAGAAATTAAAAAATTTCCCCGTAACTGTCTGCGGTGCTGGAGCTTTAGGCGCTAATATTACTGAAAATCTTGCACGTTCTGGCTTTGGCAAACTGAGAGTTATCGACCGCGATCGCATCGAAGAACGCAACCTCTCCACCCAACCTTACTATCGTTCCGATGTTGGCGCTTATAAAGCCAAAATCCTCACCAATACCCTCTATCGCGCCTTGGGAGTCTCCCTCGATGCGCGTCCCAAAGAACTTACACCTGCAAACGCCGCCCAAATGTTAGAAGGTAGCGCCTTAGTAATCGATACCTTCGACAACAGCGTAGCGCGTGGCGCAGTTAAAGATTACTGCGCTAATGCTAATCTCCCGTGTCTCCACGTTGGACTAGGTGGCGATTATGCCGAAATCATCTGGAACGAAATCTATCGCGTCCCCTCCCCAGCAAATGATGATGTCTGCGACTACCCGCTAGCACGCAATTTAGTCATGCTGAGTGTTGCTGTAGCCTCGGAAGTCATCGTTAACTTTGCTGCGGCTGGGCAGCGGCAAAGTTTCACGGTAACTTTGGGCGATTTTGCTGTCAAACCTTTTGCTATGTAA
- a CDS encoding glycosyltransferase — MKLVILGLAITSSWGNERATSYRGLVRELVTLGHDVLFVERDVLWYAANRDLPSRPYGRTKLYLSLNQLKDRFASDIGDADFVRGGSYVPSGVALGEWAIAAFPRARVLAEHTASHRAAQLEDYVFEVLKWRSQQS; from the coding sequence ATGAAACTTGTCATCTTGGGATTAGCAATCACTTCCTCTTGGGGAAATGAACGCGCTACCAGCTACAGGGGGTTGGTGCGCGAATTGGTGACTCTTGGGCATGATGTTCTGTTTGTTGAGCGAGATGTGCTTTGGTACGCGGCAAATCGCGACTTACCCAGTCGTCCTTACGGTCGTACTAAGCTTTATTTAAGTCTTAATCAGCTAAAAGACAGGTTTGCTTCTGATATCGGTGATGCCGATTTTGTGAGGGGTGGATCTTATGTGCCCAGCGGCGTGGCGTTGGGTGAGTGGGCGATCGCAGCTTTTCCTCGTGCCCGCGTGTTGGCAGAACATACAGCTTCCCACCGCGCCGCACAATTGGAAGACTACGTGTTTGAAGTACTAAAGTGGCGATCGCAGCAATCTTAG
- a CDS encoding GAF domain-containing protein: MTLPNTGSVLATLTQLTQLNRTSALTSRVKDLSVPEFICLLDFITAEFQQFIRAIDLINNEALETMLEQVLDAFTLKIGQILEADRTTIFLVDAEKGQLWSKITHLDNGKPRELRIPINVGIAGHVATTGECLNIADTYNHPLFNKEVDERFGYRSRTLLCMPIYSSKNQVVAVVQLLNKAGDKPFDEEDEQRFRDFASSIGIILESCQSFYMAARNQRGAVALLKATTYLGQSLDLEATLRSVMEQARHLMQADRSTLFMLSKESGELWTKVANKDGTQIIPIRIPANRGIAGYVASTGETLNIANAYEDPRFNPETDRQTGYLTRNILCMPVFNSEKKLIGVTQLINKHQGSFTGSDEEFMRAFNIQAGIALENAKLFENVLLEKQYQKDILESLSDAVISTDMQGRIVTINEAALELLGCPIKEAVGKCNKHLWEQKLVGRFVWEVVPIENLEFRLKDSLKCGAKHYVPEQSLIVGVSAQESGACDPSNDSCEEFYILAVPDKTNPHIYIPWNDPPTDTGGLHHASSILHNSEVQEIERSINLTVNPLTNPEGGAQGGLVVLEDISHEKRIKATLYRYMSPKVAEQVMATGKDGLMVSTRQDVTILFSDIRGYTTLTENLGASEVVSLLNQYFETMVEAVFNYEGTLDKFIGDALMAVYGAPLPLKENHAWMSIQSALDMRRRLEEFNRGRFCENQPQIHIGIGISSGEVVSGNIGSQKRMDYTVIGDGVNLSSRLESVTKEYGCDIILSEYTYNHCSERITVRELDKIRVKGKNNAVKIYELIGEASDRLDPELEKFLELYHYGREAYIARNFDKAIVYFEEAQRLRANDQAVEIHLERSHNYLHNPPADNWDGVHTMTSK; this comes from the coding sequence ATGACACTCCCCAACACAGGTAGCGTTCTGGCTACACTGACTCAGCTCACTCAATTGAATCGCACGAGTGCGCTGACGAGCCGGGTCAAAGACCTCTCGGTTCCAGAATTTATATGTTTGCTGGACTTTATCACCGCAGAATTCCAGCAATTTATTAGGGCGATCGACTTGATTAACAACGAAGCCCTAGAAACAATGCTAGAGCAGGTGTTAGATGCCTTCACCTTAAAAATCGGTCAAATACTGGAAGCCGACCGCACCACCATATTTCTGGTTGACGCCGAGAAAGGTCAGCTATGGTCTAAGATAACCCATCTCGACAATGGCAAGCCTAGAGAACTGCGGATTCCCATTAATGTTGGCATTGCGGGTCACGTCGCTACGACAGGAGAATGCCTCAATATTGCCGACACCTATAACCACCCGCTATTTAACAAAGAAGTTGACGAACGCTTTGGCTACCGCAGCCGCACCCTGCTTTGCATGCCAATTTACAGCAGCAAAAACCAGGTCGTCGCCGTCGTTCAGCTTTTGAATAAAGCCGGAGATAAACCTTTCGATGAAGAGGACGAGCAGCGATTTCGCGATTTTGCTTCCTCTATAGGCATTATTCTAGAAAGCTGCCAATCATTTTACATGGCGGCAAGGAATCAGCGAGGAGCGGTAGCACTACTCAAAGCAACTACTTATCTCGGTCAAAGCCTGGATTTGGAAGCAACACTGCGCTCAGTTATGGAACAAGCTCGACACCTAATGCAGGCAGATCGCAGCACGTTATTTATGCTGAGTAAAGAGAGTGGAGAACTGTGGACGAAAGTAGCCAACAAAGATGGCACGCAAATTATACCAATTCGCATTCCAGCTAACAGAGGAATTGCTGGATATGTTGCCTCGACTGGCGAGACGCTGAATATTGCCAATGCTTACGAAGATCCCCGATTTAATCCTGAAACAGACAGGCAAACGGGATATTTGACGCGCAATATTTTATGCATGCCAGTATTTAACTCAGAAAAAAAACTGATTGGCGTCACCCAGCTAATTAACAAGCACCAAGGTAGCTTCACAGGTTCTGATGAAGAGTTCATGCGGGCGTTTAATATTCAGGCAGGAATTGCTCTAGAAAATGCCAAACTATTTGAAAACGTTCTCCTAGAAAAGCAGTATCAGAAAGATATTTTAGAAAGCCTCTCTGATGCGGTTATTTCAACAGATATGCAGGGGAGAATAGTGACAATTAATGAAGCGGCGTTGGAGTTGCTTGGTTGTCCTATTAAAGAAGCAGTGGGTAAATGCAACAAGCACCTGTGGGAGCAGAAACTCGTTGGGCGCTTCGTTTGGGAAGTGGTACCGATTGAAAATCTAGAGTTTCGCCTCAAGGATAGTTTAAAGTGTGGAGCCAAGCATTATGTGCCAGAGCAAAGCTTAATAGTGGGGGTTAGCGCTCAAGAGTCAGGTGCGTGCGATCCCTCAAATGATAGCTGCGAAGAATTTTATATCTTGGCAGTTCCCGATAAGACCAACCCCCATATTTACATTCCTTGGAATGACCCACCAACCGATACAGGTGGCCTGCATCATGCGTCATCGATCCTTCATAATTCAGAAGTTCAGGAAATTGAACGCAGCATCAACCTCACAGTTAATCCTCTCACCAATCCCGAAGGCGGGGCGCAGGGAGGCTTAGTAGTATTGGAAGACATCAGCCACGAAAAACGCATTAAAGCGACTCTATATCGCTATATGTCGCCCAAAGTGGCCGAACAAGTTATGGCAACAGGCAAGGATGGCCTAATGGTCAGCACTCGCCAGGATGTGACAATTTTGTTCTCCGATATTCGCGGCTACACGACACTGACAGAAAATCTGGGTGCTTCGGAGGTGGTGTCGCTTCTGAATCAGTATTTTGAAACAATGGTCGAGGCTGTCTTTAACTACGAAGGCACGTTGGATAAATTCATCGGCGATGCATTAATGGCTGTCTACGGTGCGCCACTTCCACTGAAAGAAAATCATGCTTGGATGTCTATCCAGTCGGCTTTAGATATGCGTCGGCGTCTGGAAGAGTTTAATCGGGGTAGGTTTTGCGAAAACCAGCCTCAAATTCATATTGGAATTGGGATTAGTTCCGGAGAGGTAGTAAGCGGAAATATTGGTTCGCAAAAACGAATGGATTACACGGTGATTGGGGATGGAGTTAACCTGAGTTCGCGGCTGGAAAGCGTAACTAAAGAATATGGCTGCGATATTATTTTGAGCGAGTATACCTACAATCATTGCAGCGAGCGCATTACTGTCCGAGAGTTAGATAAAATCCGGGTTAAGGGGAAAAATAATGCAGTCAAAATTTACGAATTGATTGGCGAGGCTAGCGATCGCCTCGACCCCGAACTGGAAAAATTTCTCGAACTTTACCACTATGGGCGTGAAGCTTACATAGCCAGAAACTTTGACAAAGCGATCGTCTACTTTGAGGAAGCTCAACGCCTACGAGCCAACGACCAAGCAGTAGAAATCCACCTAGAACGATCGCACAACTATCTGCACAACCCACCCGCAGATAACTGGGACGGCGTTCACACAATGACGAGCAAATAA
- a CDS encoding PAS domain S-box protein has translation MANQQANCGAIQNLSPEWMYDGALAATCCGVVIADASQRGYPIIYCNPAFETITGYSQNEVIGRSCRFLQGADTDKNALEKLRQALGEKRECQVVIKNYRKNGAVFWNELTISPLRDTTGTVTHFIGVQKDITEQKEAQEALRESETRLRLALNAANMGVWDWDVQTGKLNWSEEVESLFGLAAGSFEGTYEAYLQRIPSSDCYRVTQEIVSVMQAKNDYRLEHPILRPDGTIRWVQSRGAVLRDETGKAIRMTGTVMDITDRKAAEEELRQQAEREQLTGAIAQRIRQSLNLDEVLNTAVAEVREFLKTDRVVLYRFYPDGNGVVIVESAGDGVTPILGSNIKDPCFGEKYVLPYQQGRIRAIEDIYNAGIKQCHIDLLERFGVKANLVVPVLQGQDLWGLLIAHDCSNPRKWEQSEVKLLQQLSVQLAIAIQQSSLVEQLRTELKERLIAERHLRESENCLRQKATELEQALSELRQTQAQLIQIEKMSSLGQLVAGVAHEINNPVSFIYGNLEYANQYVQDLLQLLQVYRVAYPQPAPSVVDEAEKIDLDFLIQDFPKLLTSMKMGADRIRDLVLSLRNFSRHDQAEKKPVDIHQGIDNTLLILQHRLKAEGENPAIQIVKEYGDLPPVECYPGQLNQVFMNILSNAIDALDEPKNQGGAQKYAIHNQKSKIPNRQIRICTELQDQNRVIIRIADNGSGIPETVKERIFDPFFTTKPVGEGTGLGLSISYQVVVDRHGGQLKCLSTPGQGTEFIVEIPLKQTAAVAPIAAYCRLPLQDKAPCVA, from the coding sequence ATGGCAAACCAGCAAGCCAATTGTGGTGCGATCCAAAACCTCTCCCCAGAGTGGATGTATGACGGCGCTCTGGCAGCAACATGCTGCGGAGTTGTCATCGCCGATGCAAGCCAGCGGGGATATCCGATTATCTATTGCAATCCGGCTTTCGAGACGATAACTGGCTATTCACAAAATGAGGTTATAGGGCGCAGTTGCCGATTTTTACAGGGCGCAGACACCGATAAAAATGCTTTGGAAAAGCTGCGTCAGGCGCTGGGTGAAAAGCGAGAATGTCAGGTAGTTATAAAGAATTACCGGAAAAATGGGGCTGTTTTCTGGAATGAGTTAACAATTTCTCCGCTGCGCGACACAACTGGTACGGTGACGCACTTTATCGGAGTCCAGAAGGATATCACCGAGCAGAAGGAGGCTCAAGAAGCACTGCGAGAAAGCGAGACGCGGCTGAGGCTGGCACTAAACGCGGCGAATATGGGCGTTTGGGACTGGGATGTGCAAACTGGCAAGCTAAATTGGTCTGAGGAAGTCGAATCGCTCTTTGGTCTGGCGGCGGGTTCGTTTGAGGGCACATATGAGGCTTATCTCCAGCGCATTCCTTCTTCAGATTGCTACCGCGTGACTCAGGAAATAGTCTCTGTCATGCAGGCAAAAAACGATTATCGTTTAGAACATCCTATTTTGCGTCCCGATGGGACGATTCGGTGGGTGCAAAGCAGGGGTGCGGTTTTGCGAGACGAAACCGGGAAAGCGATCAGGATGACCGGGACAGTCATGGACATTACCGATCGCAAAGCGGCTGAGGAGGAGTTGCGACAGCAAGCGGAAAGAGAGCAGTTGACGGGAGCGATCGCCCAACGCATCCGCCAATCTCTTAACTTGGATGAAGTCCTCAACACTGCTGTGGCAGAAGTACGGGAATTTCTCAAGACTGACCGCGTAGTGCTTTATCGGTTTTACCCCGACGGAAACGGGGTTGTGATCGTAGAATCGGCTGGCGATGGTGTGACGCCAATTCTGGGAAGTAATATAAAAGACCCCTGCTTTGGGGAAAAATACGTGCTTCCGTACCAACAAGGTAGAATTCGAGCGATTGAAGATATCTATAATGCAGGTATCAAGCAGTGCCACATCGATTTACTAGAGCGGTTTGGGGTAAAAGCAAACTTGGTAGTGCCAGTTCTGCAAGGACAAGACTTGTGGGGACTGTTGATTGCCCATGACTGCTCGAATCCAAGGAAATGGGAGCAATCGGAAGTAAAATTGCTGCAACAGTTGAGCGTGCAACTGGCGATCGCAATTCAACAATCCAGCCTAGTCGAACAACTTAGAACTGAACTCAAAGAACGCTTAATAGCAGAAAGGCACTTGCGCGAGTCAGAAAATTGCTTGAGGCAAAAAGCTACTGAACTAGAACAAGCACTATCCGAGCTGCGACAGACCCAAGCACAGCTAATCCAGATCGAAAAAATGTCCAGCCTGGGGCAGTTGGTTGCTGGTGTTGCCCACGAAATTAATAACCCAGTTTCCTTTATATATGGCAATCTGGAGTATGCCAATCAGTATGTCCAAGATCTCCTCCAGCTATTGCAAGTCTATCGTGTCGCCTATCCCCAACCAGCGCCATCTGTTGTAGACGAAGCTGAAAAGATTGATTTAGACTTCCTAATTCAAGATTTCCCCAAACTACTGACTTCTATGAAAATGGGAGCAGACCGCATCCGCGATCTAGTGCTGTCGTTGCGTAACTTCTCCCGCCACGATCAAGCTGAGAAGAAGCCAGTTGATATTCATCAAGGCATTGATAACACTCTGTTGATTTTGCAACACCGATTGAAGGCAGAAGGAGAAAATCCCGCCATTCAAATTGTTAAAGAATACGGTGATTTACCTCCAGTAGAGTGCTACCCTGGCCAACTTAACCAAGTATTTATGAATATCCTCAGCAATGCTATTGATGCTTTGGATGAGCCAAAAAACCAAGGAGGCGCACAGAAATACGCAATTCACAATCAAAAATCTAAAATCCCAAATCGGCAAATTAGGATTTGCACCGAACTTCAAGACCAAAATCGAGTGATAATTCGGATTGCAGACAATGGCTCCGGCATTCCGGAAACTGTCAAGGAAAGAATATTTGACCCTTTCTTTACAACTAAACCTGTAGGAGAAGGTACGGGGCTGGGCTTGTCTATTAGTTACCAGGTTGTTGTCGATCGTCACGGCGGTCAGCTCAAGTGTTTATCAACACCGGGACAGGGTACAGAGTTTATTGTGGAAATTCCTCTAAAGCAAACGGCTGCTGTTGCGCCAATAGCCGCTTACTGTCGCCTACCCCTACAAGATAAGGCTCCGTGTGTGGCCTAG
- a CDS encoding AAA family ATPase, whose amino-acid sequence MYKKSKTQELLGAGWQPLYREVDWGYLWQLASNEPLEITHKTVDLASYIADALGRNDYAWWANILNVFYENTRDRVDEYWNYITPAPPAPDDRYDENLSTETPLNQSVSRDTIPIEHVLKRLQEIAVLKVVELLGRPDLITQAYEERHFYYPVHKFVDWNRIEIAGTVLAYWSKHDIWLHIVNCGKRQRRYTLTAKELGQLVNKATYNLAVMLSGYQSRVGKVNSQYPIRTFPADIQSFTDNVQQEIINSNKLAVLVYGKPGTGKTVWTQAVAKEILAPLGYVIFILDHDAVENFVPPTYLEKICIIINEADNLAKDRASEAAQNNSKTEHILSLLDGTLYQSVIDEAGIQAEQKLVVLMTCNTTERLDPAMLRKGRVDFTYEFIHRFV is encoded by the coding sequence ATGTACAAAAAAAGCAAAACGCAAGAATTACTTGGAGCTGGTTGGCAACCATTATACCGAGAAGTTGATTGGGGCTATCTGTGGCAGCTTGCGTCTAACGAACCTCTAGAGATAACTCACAAAACTGTAGACTTAGCCAGTTATATTGCTGATGCTTTAGGGCGCAACGACTATGCTTGGTGGGCAAATATATTGAATGTTTTCTATGAAAACACGCGGGACAGAGTTGATGAATATTGGAACTATATTACCCCCGCACCCCCAGCACCCGACGATCGCTATGACGAGAATCTCAGTACCGAAACACCTCTCAACCAATCAGTCAGCCGCGACACCATTCCCATCGAACACGTTCTTAAGCGGCTACAAGAGATCGCAGTCCTCAAAGTCGTTGAATTATTAGGACGTCCCGATCTCATTACCCAAGCTTACGAAGAGCGTCATTTTTATTACCCCGTACATAAATTTGTTGACTGGAACCGCATCGAAATAGCAGGCACAGTTTTAGCATATTGGTCGAAGCATGACATCTGGCTGCATATCGTCAATTGTGGTAAGAGACAGCGACGTTATACGCTCACCGCGAAAGAATTAGGGCAACTTGTTAACAAGGCAACTTACAATCTAGCAGTGATGCTTAGCGGGTATCAAAGCCGCGTAGGAAAAGTTAACAGCCAGTACCCAATTCGCACATTTCCCGCAGACATTCAAAGCTTTACTGACAACGTACAGCAGGAGATTATTAACAGTAATAAATTAGCTGTTCTTGTATACGGTAAGCCTGGTACGGGGAAAACAGTCTGGACGCAAGCAGTAGCTAAAGAAATTCTTGCACCTCTAGGGTATGTAATTTTTATCCTCGATCACGATGCAGTTGAGAACTTTGTACCACCAACCTATTTGGAGAAAATTTGTATCATTATCAACGAAGCTGATAACTTAGCTAAAGACCGCGCCTCGGAAGCAGCCCAGAATAATAGCAAAACTGAGCATATTTTGAGTTTGCTAGATGGAACTCTGTATCAAAGCGTAATTGACGAAGCTGGTATTCAAGCAGAGCAGAAACTTGTTGTATTGATGACTTGCAACACTACTGAAAGACTAGATCCAGCTATGTTACGCAAGGGTAGAGTTGATTTTACCTATGAATTTATTCACCGATTTGTATGA
- a CDS encoding bis(5'-nucleosyl)-tetraphosphatase, which yields MLEKKSCGVIVMRNKPQLSFLLMQHPHRYDLPKGHMEFGEDEWSCALRELYEETGIQASNLDLDNTFRFTTNYQTQSPRFGNQIVNKTVVIFLGWLKEDVNIQVSEHDSFIWMEWKPPHAIQKKTINPLLAELDKYFKEDESRIFR from the coding sequence ATGCTAGAGAAAAAGTCTTGCGGTGTAATAGTGATGCGAAATAAGCCGCAATTGAGCTTTCTATTGATGCAGCATCCCCACCGCTACGACTTGCCAAAAGGTCACATGGAATTTGGCGAGGATGAGTGGAGTTGCGCTTTACGCGAACTATATGAGGAAACTGGTATTCAAGCTAGCAATTTAGACTTGGATAATACATTTCGTTTTACTACTAATTATCAAACCCAGTCCCCGCGCTTTGGGAATCAAATAGTTAACAAGACTGTGGTGATATTTTTGGGATGGTTGAAAGAGGATGTAAATATACAAGTCAGCGAACACGATAGTTTTATATGGATGGAATGGAAGCCACCACATGCGATTCAAAAAAAGACTATCAATCCTTTGCTTGCAGAGTTAGATAAGTATTTTAAGGAAGATGAGTCCAGAATTTTTAGGTGA
- a CDS encoding ATP-binding protein — translation MKINKLISKSLSLPMAAISYNVSQGLSALYPDKAIIEGSEWSFNVQGYAAENFCTLEPQSYIHNQISTSWNSWKKSITANAEHAYFRVAWQGNKLEVILMTWPEGCSTTRYYWILADTKEIAESFFAAVCEWYCQIEDDEILVFENGYWQKSEELSKAIKSATFDNLVLRDRLKQDIQDDVANFFASRETYKAYDVPWKRGIMFIGSPGNGKTHAVKALINKMQQNCLYVKSVKSSSAIDNANIREVFDRARQSAPCILVLEDIDSLVTGENRSFFLNELDGFAANEGILTLATTNHPERLDPAILNRPSRFDRKYHFELPALTERLAYITFWNDSLKPAMRLSGEVVTQIAELTDGFSFAYLKELFVSSTIRWMNAMEAGTMEKFMLEQVASLRSQMLSTTTDLLPPNSSESNN, via the coding sequence ATGAAGATAAACAAGTTAATTTCAAAATCGCTCTCGCTTCCTATGGCTGCTATTTCCTACAATGTCAGCCAAGGATTGAGCGCCCTTTATCCCGATAAAGCCATTATCGAAGGTAGTGAGTGGTCGTTCAATGTCCAAGGCTATGCAGCAGAAAATTTTTGTACGCTTGAACCTCAATCGTATATCCACAACCAGATTTCAACTAGCTGGAACTCGTGGAAAAAATCAATAACTGCTAATGCAGAACACGCCTATTTCCGTGTGGCTTGGCAAGGAAATAAGCTTGAGGTAATCTTAATGACTTGGCCAGAAGGTTGCTCTACTACTCGATATTACTGGATACTCGCAGATACTAAAGAAATTGCAGAATCATTTTTTGCTGCTGTATGCGAGTGGTACTGTCAGATTGAAGATGATGAGATTCTAGTATTTGAAAATGGTTACTGGCAGAAAAGTGAAGAACTATCTAAGGCAATCAAAAGTGCAACTTTTGATAACCTTGTTCTGCGCGATCGCCTCAAACAAGATATCCAAGATGATGTAGCAAACTTCTTTGCTTCCCGCGAGACTTATAAAGCTTATGACGTACCTTGGAAGCGCGGAATTATGTTTATCGGTTCTCCTGGAAATGGCAAAACCCACGCGGTTAAAGCGCTAATCAATAAAATGCAGCAAAACTGCTTGTATGTCAAAAGCGTCAAGTCTTCCTCTGCTATTGATAACGCAAATATCCGCGAAGTATTCGATCGCGCTCGCCAGTCCGCGCCATGCATTCTAGTTTTGGAAGATATAGATTCTCTGGTAACTGGAGAAAATCGTTCTTTCTTCCTCAATGAACTTGATGGTTTTGCTGCAAACGAAGGTATCTTAACTCTGGCTACAACTAACCATCCAGAACGTTTAGATCCGGCGATTCTTAACAGACCTAGCCGCTTCGATCGCAAGTATCATTTCGAGTTACCAGCTTTGACAGAACGCTTGGCTTATATAACATTTTGGAACGATAGCTTAAAGCCAGCAATGCGTTTGTCTGGAGAGGTTGTAACTCAGATTGCTGAATTAACCGATGGCTTCTCTTTCGCTTACCTGAAAGAGCTATTTGTCTCCTCTACAATTCGCTGGATGAACGCAATGGAAGCGGGTACGATGGAGAAATTCATGCTTGAACAAGTTGCCAGCCTGCGATCGCAGATGCTCAGTACCACTACAGACTTATTACCGCCCAACTCCTCAGAATCAAACAATTAG
- a CDS encoding glycosyltransferase produces MKIAIFGSSLVSAYWNDAATYYRGIIRALSDRGHQITFYEPDAYDRQKHRDIPDPDWAKVIVYPGTSENGVYLALDDARRADLIVKASGVGVFDELLEAEVLKIKRPQNLVAFWDVDAPATLERVQHNPADPFRSLIRRYDLILTYGGGKPVVNAYKALGARECVPIYNALDPATHYPVAPDLRFAADLGFLGNRLPDTEARVEEFFLRTASQLPQSKFLMGGDGWDNKPMSSNVKYLGHVYTGDHNAFNCTPLAVLNISPASMARYGFSPAARVFEAAGAGACIITDAWEGIELFLEPGREILVAENGKEVGEHLRQLTPEKARAIGDAALKRVLASHTYAHRAVQLEALLAGKLKC; encoded by the coding sequence ATGAAAATTGCAATTTTCGGTTCTAGCCTTGTCTCCGCTTACTGGAACGATGCGGCAACATATTATCGCGGTATCATTCGAGCATTAAGCGATCGCGGGCATCAAATTACTTTCTACGAGCCAGATGCTTACGACCGCCAAAAGCACCGCGATATCCCAGATCCCGACTGGGCAAAAGTCATTGTTTATCCAGGTACTAGCGAAAATGGCGTTTACCTAGCGCTTGATGATGCTCGTAGGGCTGATTTAATCGTCAAGGCTAGCGGCGTCGGCGTCTTTGATGAATTGCTAGAAGCAGAGGTTTTGAAAATAAAAAGACCTCAAAACTTAGTTGCGTTCTGGGATGTAGACGCACCCGCAACTCTTGAGAGAGTACAACACAACCCAGCCGATCCATTCCGTTCCCTGATCCGGCGCTACGACCTCATTCTCACTTACGGCGGCGGCAAACCTGTCGTTAACGCTTACAAGGCGCTGGGTGCGCGTGAGTGCGTTCCCATATACAACGCCCTCGATCCTGCCACTCACTACCCGGTTGCGCCAGATCTCCGATTTGCTGCCGATCTGGGCTTTCTGGGAAACCGTCTGCCAGACACAGAGGCGCGTGTTGAAGAATTCTTCTTGCGTACAGCATCCCAATTACCACAAAGCAAATTTTTAATGGGTGGTGACGGTTGGGACAATAAGCCAATGTCCAGCAATGTTAAATATCTGGGACACGTTTATACTGGCGACCATAACGCCTTCAACTGCACGCCCCTCGCGGTTTTAAATATCAGCCCCGCGAGTATGGCACGTTACGGCTTTTCGCCAGCGGCGCGAGTGTTTGAGGCTGCGGGTGCGGGTGCTTGTATCATTACGGATGCTTGGGAAGGAATAGAGTTATTCCTGGAGCCGGGACGGGAGATTTTGGTAGCTGAAAATGGGAAAGAGGTGGGAGAACACCTCCGCCAACTGACGCCTGAAAAAGCCCGTGCTATAGGTGACGCTGCCCTCAAGCGGGTTTTAGCTTCACATACTTACGCCCACCGCGCCGTCCAACTTGAAGCTTTACTCGCTGGAAAATTGAAGTGCTAA